In one Fluviispira vulneris genomic region, the following are encoded:
- a CDS encoding glycosyltransferase family 4 protein yields MNSFKKRIMIDTRVVVEGIEHGIARHTRELIYNLIHKNNNEIDFYLLVNKNSPFYKLKLPSNFKLIKLRSGLYNIFGQLEMFFYTLKYRPNFFHAPHFIVPLIGNTALIATIHDMNHVALAKNYTLKQKLYYNFFLKRRLSKAKYIVTVSDFSKQEIIKYFQISDEKIKVIYNGVYNNFKQRNEFCQERIKEFLTKYNLPDKYIFASGNQKPHKNLEKLTEAYCLGGFDLPLVILSDSNEKNIELAKRFNKKNKIYFLKYVQEEDFPLLYALSSAFIFPSLYEGFGLPPLEAAACGVPVVVSHTTSLPEIMQDTATYVNPESIPDLQRGIKEALSENNEVIHIRVKNGLKLAQKYTWSNMAQETLELYDKLY; encoded by the coding sequence ATGAATTCATTTAAAAAACGAATTATGATCGACACTCGTGTTGTTGTTGAAGGGATCGAGCATGGCATTGCGCGTCACACCCGTGAACTTATTTATAATTTAATTCATAAGAATAATAATGAAATTGACTTTTACCTACTTGTTAATAAAAACTCACCTTTTTATAAACTCAAGCTTCCGAGTAATTTTAAACTTATAAAATTAAGATCTGGTCTTTATAATATTTTTGGGCAATTGGAAATGTTTTTTTACACTTTAAAATATCGGCCAAATTTTTTCCATGCTCCTCATTTTATCGTTCCTCTGATAGGTAACACTGCACTCATTGCTACAATTCATGATATGAATCACGTCGCTTTAGCAAAAAACTATACACTAAAACAAAAACTCTATTATAATTTCTTTTTAAAAAGAAGACTCAGCAAAGCTAAATATATTGTGACAGTCTCCGATTTTTCAAAACAAGAAATTATAAAATATTTTCAAATATCTGACGAGAAAATTAAAGTTATTTACAACGGTGTGTACAATAATTTTAAACAACGAAATGAATTTTGCCAGGAAAGAATAAAAGAATTTTTAACAAAATATAATTTACCAGATAAATATATCTTTGCCAGTGGAAATCAAAAACCACATAAAAACTTGGAAAAACTCACAGAAGCTTATTGTTTAGGAGGTTTCGATCTCCCATTGGTTATTTTATCCGATTCGAATGAAAAAAATATTGAGCTGGCAAAACGATTTAACAAAAAAAACAAAATTTACTTTTTAAAATATGTACAAGAAGAAGATTTTCCCCTTCTTTATGCTTTGAGTTCTGCATTTATTTTTCCCTCTCTTTATGAAGGATTTGGTCTCCCGCCTCTCGAAGCGGCCGCCTGCGGAGTCCCCGTTGTTGTCAGCCACACAACTTCATTACCCGAAATTATGCAAGACACGGCCACGTATGTGAACCCAGAAAGCATTCCTGACCTGCAACGAGGTATCAAAGAAGCCCTCAGTGAAAATAACGAAGTCATTCATATTCGAGTCAAAAATGGATTGAAACTGGCTCAGAAATACACTTGGTCAAATATGGCTCAAGAAACCCTTGAACTTTATGATAAGTTGTATTGA